The following proteins are encoded in a genomic region of Oceaniferula marina:
- a CDS encoding arylsulfatase codes for MNTMFSLCAGLFLAGETVIAESAPPNILIILTDDVGMLNVGAYHRGLMSSRTPNIDRLAKEGALFTDYYAQPTCTAGRSAMITGQFPVRTGLHTVGLPGDPIGLNPDTPTLPELLKIQGYRTGQFGKNHLGDRDEFLPTMHGFDEFWGWLYHLNAMEYTSDPEFPKGEEAKQFAPRNVIHAWSTGPGKQRIEDDGPLPPERMKTLDDEVNKHTLKFIRDSVAKKEPFFVWHCPSRAHVWTHLSPKYKAQLGVDGQGLQEVVMKDLDDHVGEVLDELDKLGVANNTIVIFSADNGPEILTWPDGGMTPFHGEKGTTWEGGVRVPLLVRWPGKIESGSVNNGIIDAMDLLPTLVAAAGGPADLQEKLLTGYKGHKAHLDGYNQMEMIAGKGQSKRKEILYYERTTLQAVRYGDWKAHFIVQNHGWSGAKEALTAPLLFNLRQDPLERAAEESGMYVEWMGKKMWAFGPAQRVVQRHLLTFKKWPAASKRAEKNAGTLEEALEGGAGVGQ; via the coding sequence ATAAACACGATGTTCAGTCTTTGCGCTGGCTTGTTCTTAGCTGGGGAAACGGTGATAGCAGAATCTGCACCACCCAACATCCTGATCATACTAACTGATGATGTAGGTATGTTGAATGTTGGAGCCTATCATCGAGGATTAATGAGCAGTCGCACACCCAATATTGACCGTTTAGCCAAGGAGGGCGCACTTTTTACGGATTATTATGCCCAGCCAACTTGCACCGCTGGAAGATCAGCCATGATTACCGGCCAATTCCCCGTTAGAACTGGACTACATACTGTCGGTCTACCCGGTGATCCTATCGGCCTTAATCCTGACACCCCCACGTTGCCTGAACTACTCAAGATACAGGGATACCGGACAGGTCAATTTGGCAAAAACCATTTAGGTGATCGTGATGAATTTCTCCCTACAATGCATGGGTTCGATGAATTTTGGGGGTGGTTATATCATCTCAATGCAATGGAGTATACGTCTGATCCTGAATTTCCGAAAGGAGAGGAAGCCAAGCAGTTTGCACCTCGCAATGTGATTCATGCATGGTCGACTGGACCGGGCAAACAGCGTATTGAAGACGACGGCCCGCTACCTCCCGAACGCATGAAGACTTTAGATGATGAGGTGAATAAACATACGTTAAAATTCATCAGGGACTCGGTGGCTAAAAAAGAGCCGTTTTTCGTCTGGCATTGTCCATCCCGCGCGCATGTATGGACTCACCTTTCACCCAAGTATAAAGCGCAGCTCGGTGTTGATGGGCAAGGGCTTCAAGAGGTGGTGATGAAAGACTTGGATGATCATGTTGGCGAAGTATTGGATGAACTGGATAAACTTGGTGTGGCAAACAATACGATTGTTATTTTTTCAGCTGATAACGGCCCTGAAATCCTAACTTGGCCTGACGGAGGAATGACCCCGTTTCATGGCGAGAAAGGGACGACGTGGGAAGGAGGAGTGAGGGTTCCTTTGTTAGTTCGTTGGCCAGGAAAAATTGAGTCTGGATCTGTTAATAATGGTATTATTGATGCTATGGATCTTCTTCCTACCTTGGTTGCAGCTGCAGGAGGACCTGCAGATCTTCAAGAAAAGTTGTTAACTGGCTATAAGGGGCACAAGGCTCATCTAGACGGATACAATCAAATGGAAATGATAGCTGGTAAAGGCCAGTCAAAGCGTAAGGAGATTCTCTACTATGAGAGAACAACGTTACAGGCAGTGCGCTATGGTGATTGGAAGGCTCATTTCATTGTGCAGAACCACGGTTGGTCAGGAGCAAAAGAAGCTCTCACCGCTCCGTTGTTGTTCAATTTACGACAAGACCCTCTCGAAAGGGCTGCTGAAGAATCAGGAATGTATGTCGAATGGATGGGTAAAAAAATGTGGGCGTTTGGGCCAGCTCAACGCGTGGTTCAAAGACATCTATTGACTTTCAAGAAGTGGCCTGCGGCGTCTAAAAGAGCAGAGAAAAATGCGGGTACACTTGAGGAAGCTCTAGAAGGAGGAGCTGGTGTTGGCCAATGA
- a CDS encoding DUF302 domain-containing protein yields the protein MASSLILCSHLAAQENQPSHKYAKVDQLYESISPHWKAFKLITEIDHSRLAEKAGATMPPAKVAIFSDTKVNSILMQINPMVGIDLPHKILVFSEGDTSKAKIATPRAAFLKKRHHLADQKAVKPLLQYDTNLKKILDGVPPSSFAPIQLETVKQGFGIITINSNFNFAESIQRIKKVVLSQGDTVWFADLNYQADAAQLGITIRPATLLLFGGPRPGAMAMAKAPKLGLDAFCQKLLVLEDGDGKVSIHYNSITEFAKLHYDVSSKPQEVINTRLEATFKKALSKPSK from the coding sequence ATGGCATCGTCACTCATACTATGCTCACATTTAGCCGCTCAAGAAAACCAACCGAGTCACAAATACGCGAAAGTTGATCAACTCTATGAATCGATCTCGCCACATTGGAAAGCATTCAAGCTTATCACGGAAATCGACCATTCCCGACTAGCTGAAAAAGCAGGAGCTACGATGCCTCCTGCGAAAGTTGCCATTTTTTCAGACACCAAGGTTAACTCGATTCTCATGCAAATTAACCCCATGGTCGGCATCGATTTGCCCCATAAAATACTTGTGTTTTCAGAAGGAGACACATCCAAAGCCAAAATAGCAACTCCGCGGGCCGCTTTTCTCAAAAAAAGGCATCACCTTGCAGATCAAAAAGCTGTTAAACCACTTCTACAATACGATACGAATCTTAAAAAGATTCTCGATGGTGTTCCGCCTTCCTCTTTTGCTCCCATTCAGCTTGAAACGGTGAAGCAAGGTTTTGGAATCATTACCATTAACTCCAATTTTAATTTTGCGGAATCTATTCAGCGCATTAAAAAAGTCGTGCTTTCCCAAGGTGACACTGTTTGGTTTGCTGATCTCAATTACCAAGCCGATGCAGCACAACTCGGAATCACTATCAGGCCCGCAACCCTTCTGCTCTTCGGTGGTCCGCGCCCTGGCGCTATGGCCATGGCCAAAGCTCCCAAGCTAGGACTCGATGCCTTCTGCCAAAAACTCTTGGTCCTAGAGGACGGAGACGGCAAGGTGAGCATCCACTACAACAGCATTACCGAGTTCGCAAAACTTCATTATGATGTAAGCAGCAAGCCACAAGAGGTGATCAACACGCGCCTCGAAGCAACGTTTAAAAAAGCACTCTCAAAACCCTCCAAGTAA
- a CDS encoding YifB family Mg chelatase-like AAA ATPase, translating into MVIRLYSSAILGVDGIEVEVEVGAFRAEKPQINVVGLPDAAVRESSQRVTAALANSALSWADGVKTVNLAPADLKKEGPRFDLPIALALALTSENERVLHPELYSIAGELALDGMVRPIRGVLPMVIEAKRRGRTRVIVPLANAREAAIVEGVEVYGVENLREAWDLLTGQRLMKPFFLDQRELFAASRHAEIGLEDVKGQYQVKRALEVAAAGFHNLLMIGPPGTGKSMIAKRLPTILPDPTEEEAIEATKIHSIAGMLSKEDALLVTRPFRAPHHTISDVGLLGGGTMPGPGEVSLAHHGVLFLDELPEFRRQTLEVMRQPIEDGKVTISRAAGSLTFPCQCMVVAAMNPCPCGYYGDPKRECRCSPPQVERYRQRISGPLLDRLDIHVEVPIVEYKDLSSQQTGESSATVRKRVQAARTIQETRFVAHPNIRTNADMPSKLMHRHCQIDATASGYLEHAMTNLNFSARAYDRILKVARTLADLEASENIQPQHILEAIQYRTLDRKLMM; encoded by the coding sequence ATGGTTATCCGCTTGTATTCATCTGCCATTTTAGGGGTCGACGGCATTGAGGTGGAAGTTGAAGTCGGTGCGTTTCGGGCAGAAAAACCTCAAATCAATGTGGTGGGATTACCGGATGCGGCGGTGCGCGAGAGTTCGCAGCGGGTGACTGCAGCTTTGGCAAATTCCGCCTTATCCTGGGCGGATGGGGTGAAAACCGTTAATTTAGCCCCGGCGGATCTAAAAAAAGAAGGCCCTCGTTTTGATTTGCCGATTGCCTTGGCTCTGGCCTTGACCTCAGAGAACGAGAGGGTGCTTCACCCGGAGCTGTACAGTATTGCTGGCGAGTTGGCATTGGATGGTATGGTCAGGCCGATTCGAGGTGTGTTGCCGATGGTGATCGAGGCCAAGCGGCGGGGCCGCACTCGCGTGATTGTCCCATTGGCGAATGCGCGTGAGGCTGCCATCGTTGAAGGTGTGGAGGTGTATGGCGTGGAGAACTTGCGCGAAGCATGGGATTTGTTAACCGGGCAGCGGCTGATGAAGCCCTTTTTCCTTGATCAGCGCGAGTTATTTGCTGCGAGTCGGCATGCTGAAATCGGTTTGGAGGACGTCAAGGGGCAGTATCAGGTGAAACGGGCGCTGGAAGTAGCGGCGGCGGGCTTTCATAATTTGCTTATGATCGGACCTCCGGGAACCGGTAAATCGATGATCGCCAAACGCTTGCCGACGATTTTGCCGGATCCTACCGAGGAGGAAGCGATTGAGGCGACAAAGATTCATTCCATCGCTGGAATGTTAAGCAAGGAGGACGCCTTGCTGGTGACCAGGCCGTTCAGGGCCCCTCACCATACGATATCGGATGTTGGATTGTTAGGGGGTGGAACGATGCCTGGTCCTGGGGAAGTGTCTTTGGCTCACCATGGGGTTCTTTTTCTGGATGAGTTGCCTGAATTCAGGCGCCAGACGCTGGAGGTGATGAGGCAGCCAATCGAAGATGGGAAAGTGACCATTTCAAGAGCCGCCGGGAGTTTGACTTTCCCTTGCCAGTGCATGGTGGTGGCCGCGATGAATCCATGTCCTTGTGGTTATTATGGAGATCCGAAAAGGGAGTGTCGATGTTCTCCTCCCCAGGTTGAACGTTACCGGCAGCGAATCAGTGGCCCGCTGTTGGACCGCCTGGACATCCACGTTGAAGTCCCCATCGTTGAATACAAAGATCTTTCATCTCAACAAACAGGGGAATCATCCGCAACGGTCCGCAAGCGCGTGCAAGCTGCGCGCACGATTCAAGAAACGCGATTTGTGGCTCACCCTAACATCAGGACTAATGCCGATATGCCCAGTAAACTCATGCACCGGCATTGCCAGATTGATGCCACTGCATCGGGCTATCTAGAACACGCCATGACCAACCTCAATTTCTCAGCACGTGCATACGACCGCATTCTCAAAGTTGCCAGAACACTGGCCGATCTGGAAGCGTCTGAAAATATTCAGCCTCAGCATATCTTGGAAGCGATCCAATACCGGACCTTGGACCGAAAGCTCATGATGTGA
- a CDS encoding sigma-70 family RNA polymerase sigma factor: protein MSRFESDTSLRLYLREIAKTDLLTPEQEVELAERIKKGDKKARTHMIRANLRLVVKIAQDYSGYGLPLADLISEGNIGLMKAVERFDPNKGGKLSTYGSWWIKQSIKRALANQSKTIRLPVHMVDKIARMRRISSMMAESMGREPTDSELAEELGIPRRKLALLKRASKRPTSLNAPVYEDDSGEYSDLIGDERAVDPFEALDTKTMHGELDELLEILDERESRIIGARFGLDGKKPMTLEEVGVEFGVTRERIRQLQNIALAKMRKALHRKEEPMPEPVHGSLAEAS, encoded by the coding sequence ATGTCTAGATTTGAATCAGATACCAGCCTGCGCCTCTACTTAAGAGAGATCGCCAAGACCGACTTACTCACACCTGAGCAAGAAGTCGAACTCGCGGAGCGCATTAAAAAAGGCGACAAAAAAGCACGGACCCACATGATCCGGGCCAACCTGCGTCTGGTCGTGAAAATCGCCCAGGACTACAGTGGCTACGGACTGCCGCTCGCAGACCTTATCTCCGAAGGCAACATCGGACTGATGAAAGCCGTAGAACGCTTCGACCCCAACAAAGGGGGAAAACTCAGCACATACGGATCCTGGTGGATCAAACAGTCCATCAAACGGGCCCTCGCCAATCAAAGCAAAACGATTCGGCTACCAGTCCACATGGTGGACAAAATCGCCCGGATGCGCCGGATTTCCAGTATGATGGCCGAATCCATGGGCCGCGAACCGACCGACAGCGAACTGGCTGAAGAGCTTGGCATCCCACGCCGCAAGCTGGCTTTGCTGAAGCGGGCTTCCAAACGCCCGACCTCACTGAATGCCCCTGTCTATGAAGATGACAGCGGAGAATACAGTGACCTGATCGGTGATGAACGCGCCGTGGACCCATTCGAAGCCCTGGATACCAAAACCATGCACGGAGAACTCGATGAGTTACTCGAGATTCTTGACGAACGTGAGAGCCGGATCATCGGAGCTCGCTTCGGCCTGGATGGTAAAAAACCCATGACTTTGGAGGAAGTAGGAGTCGAATTTGGTGTCACTCGAGAAAGAATTCGACAATTACAGAATATTGCTCTTGCAAAAATGCGAAAAGCATTGC